Proteins found in one Brachypodium distachyon strain Bd21 chromosome 5, Brachypodium_distachyon_v3.0, whole genome shotgun sequence genomic segment:
- the LOC112269474 gene encoding uncharacterized protein LOC112269474 encodes MLFLRIRMSHAIDLINQKCFPAAYQYFEEHIHSLFQKVIEEGGKGHKNASIADLKEGLAQIADSLADKSTPHLYTGSLIKLMVNDYMRLYLPNNIGYKVRGKKDPFWVFAFPLDYGLTRPSYPCLACSQKVFHTASIRDLPLHLESCPSMNTPYVEDLFAHCRILKEAIAAQPDQKLAGVEKAGRKRGRNDLTTQAGTSTVVDEKDILAEISREIEGAEDLHARMGGEVQKVIKMHKSMGEAVDNIVGMHTGMGQIVNKVKCLACSGLCPVAATDLSGTDLGATNVVKADDTTIMSANLVTANKDEVEEAELHSAVLLFLIRMDLWWLIIIRLGVPFIRIVIPAIPRMD; translated from the exons ATGTTGTTCTTGCGTATTCGGATGTCTCATGCAATAGATCTAATCAACCAGAAGTGTTTCCCTGCTGCCTATCAGTACTTTGAAGAACATATCCATAGCCTGTTCCAAAAAGTTATTGAGGAAGGAGGAAAAGGTCACAAAAATGCTAGCATAGCTGACTTAAAAGAAGGTCTAGCCCAGATTGCTGATTCCCTTGCTGATAAGAG CACTCCTCATCTGTACACTGGTTCTCTGATTAAGCTTATGGTGAATGATTACATGAGGTTGTACTTGCCAAATAACATTGG GTACAAGGTTCGTGGAAAAAAGGATCCTTTCTGGGTTTTTGCTTTTCCCCTTGATTATGGTCTTACTCGGCCTTCGTACCCATGCTTAGCTTGTAGTCAAAAAGTCTTCCATACAGCAAGCATCAGAGACTTACCTCTGCACCTTGAATCGTGTCCTAGCATGAACACCCCATATGTGGAAGACTTGTTCGCACACTGCAGAATTTTGAAGGAAGCAATTGCAGCCCAACCAGACCAGAAGCTTGCAGGAGTAGAAAAGGCTGGCAGGAAGAGGGGCCGAAACGATTTGACCACACAGGCAGGCACTTCAACCGTTGTTGACGAGAAGGATATCCTCGCAGAGATATCAAGAGAG ATTGAAGGTGCTGAGGATCTGCACGCAAGAATGGGAGGAGAGGTGCAAAAGGTAATTAAAATGCACAAAAGCATGGGAGAAGCCGTGGATAACATTGTCGGAATGCACACTGGGATGGGACAAATTGTCAACAAAGTGAAATGTCTCGCATGTTCTGGACTTTGTCCTGTAGCAG CCACAGATCTTTCTGGTACAGACCTTGGTGCTACAAATGTTGTGAAAGCTGACGATACCACCATTATGTCTGCTAATTTGGTCACTGCTAACAAAGACGAGGTTGAGGAAGCCGAACTGCACTCTGCGGTTCTGCTCTTTCTTATCAGAATGGACTTATGGTGGTTGATCATTATTCGGCTGGGAGTGCCGTTCATCCGTATCGTTATACCAGCAATCCCACGGATGGACTGA
- the LOC100841190 gene encoding uncharacterized protein At4g15545, translating into MARHEAAARVEFDLPDEILAVIPTDPYEQLDIARKITSMAIASRVSRLEADVARLRRDLADRDRSEADLRARLADSDSRLLAALDENAKLVKERDTLAVTAKKLSRNLAKLEAFKKQLMKSLSEDNLLQLSETGEDRDVDAESNWTARTPSWKDEVSSSRASSNTSSRSTITESAQGHQFSLTPYVAPRITPGSTPIISSSVGSPLAYSTGPSSPKFLSGPTSPTRSLSESQSTFSSWNGSSLHQYSAPTSPPQRRSFTGRPRIDGKEFFRQARTRLSYEQFGAFLANIKEFNAQKQSREDTLLKAEEIFGTEHKDLYISFQNMLNRNQS; encoded by the exons ATGGCGAggcacgaggcggcggcgagggtggAGTTCGACCTGCCGGACGAGATCCTGGCCGTGATCCCCACCGACCCGTACGAGCAGCTGGACATCGCGCGCAAGATCACCTCCATGGCCATCGCCTCCCGCGTCTCCCGCCTCGAGGCCGACGTCGCGCGCCTCCGCCGGGACCTCGCCGACCGCGACCGCAGCGAGGCCGACCTCCGCGCCCGCCTCGCCGACTCCGATtcccgcctcctcgccgccctcgATGAGAAC GCGAAGCTGGTGAAGGAGAGGGACACGCTCGCCGTGACGGCCAAGAAGCTGTCCAGGAACTTGGCGAAG TTGGAGGCATTTAAGAAGCAATTAATGAAATCACTGAGTGAAGATAATTTATTG CAATTGTCAGAAACAGGTGAAGATCGTGATGTAGATGCAGAAAGTAATTGGACTGCTCGAACTCCTTCCTGGAAAG ATGAAGTTTCAAGCAGTCGCGCCTCGTCAAATACTTCCAGCAGATCCACAATCACTGAATCAGCCCAAG GACACCAGTTCTCTCTCACGCCATATGTAGCCCCAAGAATAACTCCTGGTTCAACACCAATTATTTCATCCTCCGTTGGTTCCCCCCTAGCATATTCAACTGGCCCTTCCTCTCCAAAGTTTCTATCTGGTCCAACATCACCTACAAGATCTCTGTCTGAAAGCCAGTCGACATTTTCATCATGGAATGGATCATCACTTCACCAGTATTCAGCACCCACCTCTCCTCCTCAACGGCGCTCATTCACAG GGCGACCTCGTATAGATGGAAAGGAATTCTTCCGACAAGCACG GACACGGCTTTCTTATGAGCAGTTTGGAGCGTTCTTGGCAAATATCAAGGAATTTAACGCTCAGAAACAATCGCGAGAG GACACCTTGTTGAAGGCAGAGGAGATTTTTGGAACAGAGCACAAAGATTTATACATTTCTTTCCAGAATATGCTTAATCGCAACCAATCGTGA